One region of Populus trichocarpa isolate Nisqually-1 chromosome 4, P.trichocarpa_v4.1, whole genome shotgun sequence genomic DNA includes:
- the LOC18097318 gene encoding mediator of RNA polymerase II transcription subunit 11, translating to MDSQTQNTSLQRLQNVEKTVVRVLEVAGAVMDELSNPTGPRKEFINNHCRDFMQMIKDIQFTLRNEIKSACEYRPFEKSDYTCRISNEICLSKLEHILSQLDLITQTITPQYHHAHDSTASSASSPMDF from the exons ATGGATTCCCAGACGCAAAACACATCTCTGCAGCGCCTTCAAAACGTCGAAAAg ACAGTGGTTAGGGTTTTGGAGGTAGCAGGAGCAGTAATGGATGAGCTTTCAAATCCAACAGGTCCTCGAAAAGAATTCATCAACAATCATTGCCGTGACTTCATGCAAATGATCAAG GATATTCAGTTTACTTTGaggaatgaaataaaaagtgCTTGTGAGTATCGTCCCTTCGAGAAGAGTGATTACACTTGTAGAATCTCTAATGAAATCTGTCTCAGCAAATTGGAACACATCCTTTCTCAATTGGATCTCATCACCCAAACTATCACTCCTCAATACCACCATGCCCATGATTCTACTGCTTCTTCTGCTTCCTCTCCCATGGATTTCTAG
- the LOC18097319 gene encoding acyl-protein thioesterase 1-like has product MVASRSFVLWLHGLGDSGPANVLIKTLFTCPEFRTTKWSFPSAPISPVSCNDSPKDESRSLKAVRNVHAIIDKEIAAGTNPENVFVCGFSQGGLFTDTTLKNDLGFLGGLSDSNVLQISPDAKRVLPAINTSAIQSQINKQRGVKIPGIVDQDSSAKFFIELWVLLDLHSFTVIGLGPLGEPVTWMDLHGRQEGIDKLAPIRACGQTVMPEVKTMEVQNAKDSPIQDSAVNKFHGSLLSLNKP; this is encoded by the exons ATGGTTGCTTCTCGTAGCTTTGTACTATGGCTTCATGGACTGGGTGACTCGGGCCCTGCCAATGTACTCATCAAGACTCTCTTTACTTGTCCTGAATTTCGTACCACCAAATGGTCTTTCCCTTCTGCTCCCATTTCCCCTGTCTCCTGCAAT GATTCTCCAAAAGATGAAAGCCGTTCGTTGAAAGCTGTTCGGAATGTGCATGCAATAATAGACAAGGAAATAGCTGCTGGGACAAATCCTGAGAATGTATTTGTGTGTGGATTTAGCCAAGGAGGTCTCTTTACCGACACCACTTTGAAAAATGATCTTGGTTTTTTGGGGGGACTTTCAGATTCTAACGTCTTACAG ATTTCACCAGATGCAAAGAGGGTACTTCCAGCAATAAACACAAGTGCTATCCAATCTCAGA TCAATAAGCAACGAGGAGTTAAAATACCTGGAATCGTGGATCAAGACTCGTCTGCCAAGTTCTTCATAGAACTTTGGGTACTGTTGGACTTGCATTCGTTTACTGTCATAGGTCTAGGACCTTTAGGAGAGCCTGTCACAT GGATGGACTTGCATGGAAGGCAGGAGGGAATTGATAAGCTGGCCCCAATTAGAGCTTGCGGTCAAACTGTTATGCCTGAAGTGAAGACTATGGAAGTGCAAAACGCGAAGGACTCACCAATCCAAGACTCGGCTGTCAACAAATTTCATGGAAGCTTGTTATCACttaataaaccataa
- the LOC18097320 gene encoding uncharacterized protein LOC18097320, whose protein sequence is MKKLYRKGKVHPSTPVISDHLSFLPVTILALTAALSPEDREVLAYLISCSGNNNIFYSNWSNINSRKSSCNQKTTSYTKSSSSSSSHDHPPMFNCDCFRCYMSYWIRWDSSPNRQLIHEIIDAFEDWLLKQGKSSATSGNKNRKDRKRKGNSRGSGELIKRPELRMKDKQLDESDSLVDGNSSGSGGSEGVGGGGEEGTEKGSVRRLVSFIGERIWGVLG, encoded by the coding sequence ATGAAGAAGCTATACCGTAAAGGCAAGGTGCATCCATCAACGCCAGTAATATCAGACCACCTGTCCTTTCTTCCGGTCACCATCCTTGCCCTCACAGCTGCTCTCTCCCCAGAGGACAGAGAGGTCTTGGCCTATCTTATCTCCTGCTCTGGCAATAACAATATCTTCTACAGCAACTGGTCCAATATTAATAGCCGCAAGAGTAGTTGTAACCAAAAGACAACTTCTTACACcaagagcagcagcagcagcagcagtcaTGACCACCCTCCTATGTTCAACTGTGATTGTTTTAGGTGCTACATGAGTTATTGGATTAGATGGGACTCGTCTCCTAACCGGCAGCTCATTCATGAGATTATTGATGCTTTTGAGGATTGGTTATTGAAACAAGGTAAGAGTAGTGCTACAAGCGGCAACAAGAACAGGAAAGACAGGAAAAGGAAGGGAAACAGTCGAGGTTCTGGTGAGTTGATCAAGAGGCCAGAGTTGCGAATGAAGGACAAGCAGCTGGATGAGTCTGATTCACTAGTGGATGGAAATAGCAGTGGTAGTGGTGGGAGTGAAGgagttggtggtggtggtgaggaAGGGACAGAGAAGGGGTCTGTCAGGAGGCTGGTGAGCTTCATCGGGGAGAGGATTTGGGGTGTTTTGGGTTAG
- the LOC18097321 gene encoding serine/threonine/tyrosine-protein kinase HT1, protein MASSCFHAFRLRRSKSKPLKISSSSKYHSNSEMENLERKRFDSLESWSMILESENVETWEAPKEDQEEWTADLSQLFIGNKFASGAHSRIYRGIYKQRAVAVKMVRIPTQKEETRAFLEQQFKCEVALLSRLFHPNIVQFIAACKKPPVYCIITEYMSQGTLRMYLNKKEPYSLSTETILRLALDISRGMEYLHSQGVIHRDLKSNNLLLNDEMRVKVADFGTSCLETQCQETKGNKGTYRWMAPEMIKEKHCTRKVDVYSFGIVLWELTTALLPFQGMTPVQAAFAVAEKNERPPLPASCQPALAHLIKRCWAANPSKRPDFSYIVSALEKYDECVKEGLPLTSHSGLVNRNVILERLKGCVSMSSSVTVHA, encoded by the exons ATGGCGAGTTCATGTTTCCATGCATTTCGACTTCGAAGATCGAAGAGCAAACCATTAAAAATCTCTTCCTCGTCAAAATACCATTCGAATTCTGAAATGGAGAACTTGGAGAGGAAGAGATTTGACAGTTTGGAGTCATGGTCAATGATTTTGGAATCTGAGAATGTAGAGACTTGGGAGGCACCAAAGGAGGACCAAGAGGAATGGACTGCTGACCTTTCGCAGTTATTTATAGGCAACAAGTTTGCCTCTGGAGCTCATAGTAGGATTTATCGTGGAATTTACAAGCAGCGAGCGGTTGCTGTCAAAATGGTGAGAATTCCAACCCAAAAGGAGGAGACTAGAGCTTTCCTTGAACAGCAGTTCAAATGTGAAGTTGCTCTGCTTTCGCGTCTCTTTCATCCCAATATAGTGCAG TTCATTGCAGCTTGTAAAAAGCCACCCGTGTACTGTATCATCACAGAGTACATGTCACAAGGAACTCTGAGGATGTATCTCAACAAGAAAGAGCCATACTCACTTTCGACAGAAACAATTCTGAGATTGGCTCTTGATATATCACGAGGAATGGAGTATCTTCATTCACAGGGAGTCATCCACAGAGACctgaaatcaaataatttgcttCTAAATGATGAAATGCGGGTTAAGGTTGCTGATTTTGGTACATCATGTCTAGAAACACAGTGCCAAGAAACCAAAGGGAACAAGGGAACCTACCGCTGGATGGCACCAGAGATGATCAAGGAGAAACATTGTACTCGGAAAGTTGATGTGTATAGTTTTGGGATTGTGTTGTGGGAACTAACTACAGCTTTGCTTCCCTTTCAAGGAATGACCCCTGTGCAAGCTGCATTTGCTGTAGCAGAGAAG AACGAGCGGCCTCCACTGCCTGCTAGTTGCCAGCCTGCACTTGCACACTTGATAAAGCGCTGCTGGGCAGCCAACCCATCCAAGCGACCAGATTTCAGTTACATTGTTTCTGCTTTGGAGAAGTACGATGAATGTGTCAAAGAGGGCCTTCCTCTTACTTCACACTCGGGACTTGTCAACCGGAATGTCATTCTGGAACGCTTGAAAGGCTGTGTATCCATGAGCTCATCTGTAACTGTACATGCTTAA